A window of Canis lupus familiaris isolate Mischka breed German Shepherd chromosome 12, alternate assembly UU_Cfam_GSD_1.0, whole genome shotgun sequence genomic DNA:
CTGAAGGAAGGCTGGAAGATTGAATATACACTGAGCCATACAAGGAGAGACAAGTTCAGAAATGTAGatggttttggttttctcttttaagcACTGAGGATTGGAGGGTCTACCAGTACACATTAGTTCAAATGCAGAGATGTCTTGGGTATCTCTCAGAAAACCTCTTATCATCTATTGCTTCTTGGTAGCCAATAAAAAACACAATTCTTATTTGTTccatattaatattatattaagcTTCTCAATTCTACATTATAGGTCTTGATACAATGATAGTCTGGTTGGGTAAGATAAAatcaaacatttcatttcttctcaatatggctaatatatttattattcaaaagttgggctaatatttttttcaggatcACCAATATATCATCTCTATctcatatgtaataaaatatgaacatttcaaaTAGTTTTCATAAGACACAGAAAATGTGCTGACTGAaaacattattgatttttttgtttccatttttttttaatttttaaatttctgtgagAATGGATGCTTATTTATAAGCTAGTGTTTCTAAATCAGGAGTGATTTTTGCTTCTAAAGGGGATATTGGAAAATGTAGatagacatttttgattgtcacaattAGGGGAAGAGGTGCTTTGGCATCTGGTGGGTAAGGGATAATAAGAAACATCTTATTGCTGCAGATACGTGCATAGGATAGCTGCCACAACAAAGAATTGTCTGGGTCAAAAAGTCATTAGTTTTCAGGtagaaaaattctgtttaaataaatactataaaatatttttgaatactttttatttattatacttgCAATATAAATATTACTGCAAGGAACACATTGATAACTCAAAGtctattttacattattaaaatatgtgaaagataATGCATGTGAGTCTCCAATGTGTGCTTAGAAAGTAATTGCTTCATAATGGGAactcatatttttattgaaataaaacaaaaaaaagtaaatagccCCTTATGATGGAAATATATCAAAAAACTTTatctaaatagagaaaaattcttcctttctctgtgcatGTCACCATAATACATAATGCTTAGTATGAACACGAACCCCTATATCTCATATTTGCGTTTAGAAGTTTGCCTGTAATAAAAACATCAAGAGATGGCAAATGGCAACTACACTACCGTAAGCACtttgtaatgtatagaattgtcaaatcacaaTTAGTttcacacctgaaactaatataatactgtgtgtcaactatacctaaaataaaaagaaagaaaagtaaaaagtaaaaagaaagaaaagaagtaaggatgatggaaagaaggaaggaaggaagaataaatatatCCAGAGGGTGAGGCCTGGAAACTCTGACTTCTCATCTCCTCTGAGTCCAAGACTGGGTCACATATATccacaaaataaatttcattttacttagttaaatgatcaaaaaatatgttcaattttattttgggggaagggAAGTTACTGTTTTATGTCTTTGCTATGCTACTGATgatgttttttataaaaaaaaataattccaaattaaTACCAATAACTAAGCTGTATTCCTAAACTCATAAAAGAAGTAGAATATGCATTTTTGAATAGCAACTGTATAATACATATGCATTGCTAAGAATGTTGTAGGGGAAAATACTGTGGCCCTTCAGAGGAAGTAGCAAGAGGAACTCAGGCAGAGTGGAGCTGAAAATGCAGGTTACTCCTTTCTGTCACTGGGTGTTTCCTCAGACAGGATCATCTCGGGACTGAGGAGCCCAACTCAGTTGTTAGCCATAGTTTCTGTCTTTCTTCATCAAAAAATGTAATACCTTCACGtcactcttctctttcatttttactcactcttttttttctgatacacatttttttttctccactaaataataaataatcagaaggggtgcctgggtggtgaaaaaaaaaaaaaaaagagagtctgactcttggttccagctcataTCAtgattcagggtcatgagacagagcccctcattcagctccatgctcagtgcagtctgcttgagactctctctcctccctctgcttctccacttgtgttctctctctttctcaaatagacaAATCCTTAGAAAATAATAAGGACAGAAATTGGACCTCATTGTGATTACCTTAGCTCTTCTGTTCTTATactgattcttttcttctctttctctcatgagcAGGATCTGCACTCTCAATATCTAGTCTCACAAGCCCTATGGATTTATATTGTTTCATGGAAATCTATAGAACaatgtttaaagataaaattaaagcaCATTTCTATTGGAGGCTTGCAGAAATacatttctcccatttctttgACCTAGGGTTTCTTATGGTATTACTTATGTCAACCAACACATAGCACATAGAACTTTGAAGAGTTCTTGAGGAACttgcataaaataaattctgcttACTTCTGGCACCAAGAGATCAAGAGAAAATGCAATATAAAGGCACCAGATACATGTGTGACATAGAACCACATCTGAATGGctcaatattaaattttatttaattgagataCACAGGCCTTGAAGAATATTCTGAGAAGACTTAGTAACACTGGTTCTTTCTTCTTGGAGCATGTAtctctttcttgtcttctgtCAGCTTTACTTCTGCAAGCAGCAATGAGTTGCAGGTCGCATGCAGAAAGCAATTCTAATTTCACTTTCATGGCACTCAAGTCTACATCGGCCATTACCCTTTCTGCACTGTCTCCTCAAATCCAAGCTACCATATTGGGGATATTTCTTTGTGGCtgtaagaaggaaagaatgactGAAATTAACAATTTAGCTGTAACACACCtatattttaaagggagaaagtacaagaagtagaaaattattGTGTAGGCCAAAAAAAAATATCTCCCTTTTAATTAATGACTGGAAAATCTTAGTGAGGAAAGTTTAGGTGAAGGTACCATCCCTTGGTgcaagagaaaatcctgaaaatcaGAAAGTGTCTTGGACCTAAGTTAGATGTGCCAGCTTGCTTCCTTACAAGTCACTGTGTAGTAACTCAAGTATAGTTCCCCAAATCAACAGTTTAAAAAGTGCTCATAATTGACCTTCTCTCCACAATTATCCAATTGAATTTGAGCTCCCCTTTTCTGTTCTCACAAACATTATTTAGAcaaaatgttttactttcttgGTTCTTCAACAGACTTCTACTGGAGCTTGATTTTACTTTGCCAAAATGTTGAGTGAGAAGCAATGTTAAGCAATTTGTCTGTATTCGTACAACTCTCCAGGGTATTTTGGGATTTACTTCACCAAAGAAATGATCTACCTTAGACACATGTCTGAAGACAGCATTGGttaaaaaaatgggaatgatTAGAAGGTGAGGCCAGCCATTATTGGGCATTACATGATTTCTAACATTGCCAGTGCTCTGAACTACATGTTTTATCTTGTAGCTTGTAGATTGACTTTCACTTAAGGTTAAAATTAAAGTAGCTGGAGATACTTGGGGAATTGGAAGATGTTGGTCTAATAGATTGTAAGATTCATTCTAaaccaaaaatactttaattttatatttcaccaTATATGTTGACCCATGTGTTTTCAGAAAACCTatgttttcaagtatttttttagaCATATCACTTTTGATAAGAAATCATCTTACACCTATAGTGAGATTGAGGGGAACTGGTGAGGGAGAATTCTAAATATTGCCAATGACTGACCAAAAGgcagacaaatattttttatgttcatAGTATGAAAGCAAATAAATTTTGCCACTAATTCAACCATTAATTAGGTTTGGTGTTCCAGTCAGTACCTTTAAAGACCAGGCCTTTCTACCTAGACATGTAGTCTATGTTTCCAAGAGTTGATGATGACTTGTGATACTTCTTAGTGAATACCTAGACTCAGAGCTACATTATCTATATTATTAGTATAAATAGCTGATATAAAACTAGCTCTTCTATTAAAATTATCTCTCTTCTTACTATAATTGAAGCAATGAAAAATATGACACAATtaacagcagaaaaaaaagttactttgtgCAGAGTAAATGTTAACTTCTAAATGTCATCATTTATTGTACAGTTTCTGAGGAGTTACTGTTTTCAAACCCATGTATGAATTGCCAGTGACAGAAACCTGAATTATACTCACTTTAGACAAGAGGGCTGTCACACTTATCACCGTGTTGTTCAGTACTCCACCCTAAACTGGCCTCACTCCTTCTCTTATTCATTCTTTGGCTTTTTcacctttctaaaaatattatcttctttttctcactttgagCCCTACATATGTGTATTCCTCAGGCCTGTGTCTTTGAATCACTAATATTCATCTTTGTAAGCCCCTACCCACTCATTTAACTATAATATATATTCCCTGTTAAGCTCTAAACCAATCCCTAAGTGCAGGGTTTCTCACCCTAAACACTATTGAGTTGAATAATTCTTTGCCGTGGGATACTATCCTGTTGATTTAAGAATGTTTAGCAACATCCTTGGCCTCCactcactagatgccaatagTACCAGTTGTGACAATTTAAAAGGTCTCCAGACATTGAACAATGTCCCTTTGGGGGGAAAGTTGCCTCTAATTGAAAACACTGCTTTAAGtgattaaaattacttttctagtGATGCCGTGATAAGCCAAACATATTATCTCCATCTTCAGATATATTGTTCAAATACTGTCTTCTCTCTGAAGTCTCTTCTGATCACTTTCAGGAAAGTAAGTCTCTTTACACTGCTTTCATAAAATCACTTCATATGTATCATTCAGATTTCATCTATCAACGTGTTCATATGCTAGGGAATTTCTTTAAACAATACATAAGGTTTTACCTAACATATAAGTTAGAAATGGGCAAGATATTTCCTAGAATATTTTTCaacctataatttctttttattttcactcaCCTGCTATTTTGTTCTTTAGGCTACCATTAAGCTTCTTGGAAAATGGGGGGGCAGGGGTCGGGAATAATGACTATTCTTTCAACACAAAATTATATtatcctaggggcacctgggtggctcagtcagttggacatctgctcaggtcatgattctgaagtcctgggatcaagttctgcattgggctcccttttcagcaaggagtctgtttttccctctccctctgaccttcctcaCTGCTCATGATCTTgcttacttgctctctctcaaatgaataaataaaaaaatcttaaaaaaaaaaaagctatactATCCCACATTCAAAGTACATGTCAGATTTGAAGAGAAGTGATTATTGgcaataacaatttttttcagtGTGGCAGATAAACTAAAACAATACATGAGAGTGAAACAACATCCCAGTTCTAGACATTTGGTGCATTTATAACCTCtcaaaatgaagaggaaagtgAAGTGACTTCAGTGGAAATTTTCCTGTGTAGACAGTTTAGTGGCTTATATCTGGACATCTCTTCATCTGTAAGCGTCCAAGttggaaaaaagaatgaggtttACTACCTCAATTTTGAGTAAGGACTTCTATACTTTGCAGGTGAGATGCAAAAAACAACTGAAGAACTCAAAAGAGTCatacatataacattttatgcaATTTAAATCAACCACCATATGATGAACTGTAAGTTGAAAGACAACATCCttattggtttattattttttacaatgtcTATATTTCCTATCACAACTTTTCTAAAAttgtagaaaaaatatgtaacttgacatatatgtatttttttactttgagatttttttttgtcagtaatGGTGGTTCTAAAAGTTTGGTTGATATGTGATTAACAAGGACAATggctttcctttgaaaataaaagaaaaaatatacaaaaagttaATAACACTGATGTTGTAATCTATGTTACTGTATCCCCAACTGGTTTTTAATCTCTAAGTCTACAGGACACAtgatttttccagtttgttgATGTACAAATAGCTTTCACTATTGGTAGATACACCTGATATAgctcttacaaagaaaaaataagttactaaaacagaaaaaaagcctGACATAATTATCTATTCATGCTAGCTATTgttgaaattaaaagaagaaaaagatttatcaCATGTTAAAAGCTGTATGAATCTgtatagaatttctttttggcCCTTTCTAGAAAGAGCtgggaaaaaaatccagagatctttttgaatttttgagtGGAGGGAATTTttgaacagagagaaaggaagttaTATTCTCTTAGTTAGATGAACAATGGATTGTAATTTTTTGTTACTTTAGTGATGCTTGGTCTCTATTTAGAATTTTACCCACTTGCaacttttaaatgatatttatcagttaatagtgtatatatttttagatcatcaatatgattatataatatttataatgaaagaataaGCTAATTTACTCTCCTAGGCCTCTATTATGATGTCTATTGGGGCTAAAGAAATCAGCCAGGaactaaaaagaatattttctgaaaGTAGTAAAATTTGAATCTAATTTTAGTGCCAATTAGGTAAACTTGAGCTAATCCTttcatcttaatttctttaaaaaagaaggtagTAGACTCAATGatctcttcttttccaaaatgtattattatatttccTTACAAGTCATACTTACACATTAACTCAGGAGGAGAGAATCTTGTTACATAATTGTTGTGAAAAGGTAGCCTTtgagggtagaaaaaaaaaactcatgaaaaacAGCTTGCGTACAAGGTGTTATACTCAACATCCATGTGATCTATAGCACTCAAAGACAGAAAGGTAGTGACCAGGACTGTATACATAAAAGCTAACAAAGGACATGATTTGTCTGTACACCTAGAGCAGAAGAGTAAGAAAGGCTTCTGCTCACTGGAAGTATTATACTGGTATAGAACgaaaggaaggaaaagctaaATAGATCTTTCTCTGGCACTGAACCATCTATCCCTTATCTGTTGTTTATCATACAGAATATGTTTCTTCCAGTAAGAAAAAATTCTAACAAATTGCTCCAGGATAAAGCTGACAAGACTAATGTATTTATCtaattgttttaaactttttattttgaagtcagtTTAGATTTATAGAAGAGTTGCAAAGGTAATAGAGGCGAAACTCTCATTATGGTAACATCTCACATAACCATGCTTAcattatcaaaactaaaaaatgaacatTGATAAAATACTATCAActaaattgtaaattttattcacatttcaccagttttcccactattgtcttttaaaaacattttttttttcctcttctggggTCCAAGCCAGAGTACCACATTGCAgttcatataaaaatgttttaatcccTATGTTATTACTATACTTTTAACAAGAAACAACTTATGTCTCCTCAAATTCATTAGCACAAATAAGTCCATAAACATTTCATGTTACCTGGTAAAATTGTGACCCAAAAgagcagaataaagaaaaagagatgaatctTCATGGTGgaatttcttaggaaaaaaaaataaatgtcaccaGATCTTTTTAAAGTCAGGTGTTTccaaataagaaaagagagaatccttttatttttatattctcctggGAAGTGGTTTTAACTACTGAGGCTTATCAATAGTGAGAACATTTGTATGCTTGGTTGAATTGTGTCATGCTCAAAGAACACAGTCAcaagaattattattaaatttttcccATAAAAGTAAAATCTGCTTCTGTTACCTTAAATAGATTCTCCTGAAAACACAAACTTTAAGAGACTTGTAGAGGAAATGTGCTTGTATTGCTAAAACATCAGGGTGGAAATGTTATAGCAATATATTCCTCTATTTTATGTTACATGATgttaaatattctaatatttttaatattaaattactgaaaaaataaattactgaatgTCTGAAACATTGGGATTTTATAGCTATACGTTTCCATTGAGATCACTTTTGTTTACAGTTGAGAACCAGGGAGGTGGAATTGTTTATTTAGATTAATATCTgtgtaattatttaaatgtaactTGATCAAAATATTCTGGATTCACTAATGAATATGGGAAATACTGTATACAATAGATTTTTAAGtatgacttaaaattttaaagacttaggaatttcctataataaattatctgatttaaaaaaacaaacaaaaataaataaataaattatctgatTTCACAATTCTAATGTCTACTGTTTTTTAATTCTGCTGATGAAACTGAAAGTGTATTTAATCCAATTTGCATATTGCCCACATCTGTCATTTCACATATAGGAGGAAAAGCTGGAAGTTTTGCACAATACCCAGAAGGCCGATGCTGTAAGCAGAGAACAGCTAATTGATCCTCTCCTACCACCAAGTCAAGAGATTTTCTAGGACAATGGTTCTTAAACTTTAGGTACATCACAATCCcctagagggcttgttaaaaacaaattgcaaggccccacctccagtatttctgatttagtaggtctagAATGGAGTCTAACAATTGTACTTCTAACAAGATCCTGGATTGCTAAAACTGCTATAAAGGGCCACATATTACTCCAAGAAACCTGATTCATTCAATCTACTAACCATCAGAAAACTGAAACCCAGGGTTGTAGAATCTGTCATAGATGAGTAAAGAATGTGAGGCTGCTTAAAGATAATCACACCCCCTCATGttatagatgagaaaagtgaaATCAAAAGAGATTAATTTACTTGCCTAAGATTCATTATTCTTTAccaaaaaatgtttcaaataataaAGTTCAAACAGAAACTGGATTTAAGTCAAATGTGAGgaactttttttctggaaaagaaaaaaaatccctgaaaattCAGCCTCAGCTGATAGGAAGAAGACCACTTTAATGTATCACTATGCAACATTTATTTAACGAATAGTTATTGACCACTAAAATTTGCcaagatgggcagcctgggtggctcagtggtttagcgcctccttcggcccagggcctgatcctggagacctgggatagagtcccacatcgggctccctgcatggagcctgcttctccttctgcctgttcctctgcctctctctctctctctctctgtctttcatgattaaataaataaatttttttttaaatatattttttatttatttatgatagtcatacagagagagagagagaggcagagacacaggcagagggagaagcaggctccatgcaccgggagcccgatgtgggattcgatcccgggcctccaggatcgcgccctgggccaagggcaggcgccaaaccgctgcgccacccagggatccctaaataaaattaaaaaaaaaaaaaaatcaatgaatggaCAACCTCAAAGAGCTTTTATAAAAGATTAATAGAGTTAATTCAAGTAAAACATTTAGCAAAAGATTCAATACATGTGAATGGAAACTCTATTTGTGCTATTTTTAATGAAAGCCCCTATTAATGACTGTTTAAACCCAAAACTCAAGTGGTCATTAGGCACAGAGACTTGAGACTGTTAGTACTGGGTTTTTGTTCACTAAAATTCAAGTGAAGCAGACACAAGACTTAGAGAAATAGAAGCATAGAAAAGCATTTACCCTGAGCACTCTTTTTAAACTTGTGTTATTATTTATCCTGTAATCTAGTTCTCAGAGGATGAAACGATTAAGCATGTTTGGAATCTTCTCAAAATTAGAAACCTGTTATGCTCACTTTATCAAACAAGGGCCCATCTTCTggtaattctttctttcctttttctttttctttttttggaggggaaagggcagagggaaaaggagagcaaGACTTCTAAACAGgttccacatccagcacagagccccacacagagttgacctcacaaccctgagatcatgacctgagctaaaatcagaagTGTGCCACTCAGTGGACTGAGACACCCATGCACACCTTCTGGCAATTCTTAATGTTTGATACTGTTTATCAGCAAGTCTTCCTGGAAACAATCTCATCCTTTGTATGATTTATATTTGTTCCTCCTTCACTTCTTTGAAAGTTCTTTACTTTGtacctttccttttcttgctcCATAGATTGGGAATTCCTAAATATTGTGTCcccagttttgcttttttgttctatCCAGATATTCATCCAGtcatttctttaatctttattgGGCTTTTACTATATGTCACATAATCTTCTGTCCTCTAGGAAGatggagaaacaaaacagatgcttCTGCCTTCATGGAACTTGCTTCAAACCAAGTCTCATTCAGCGTATGTGACATCTTCcctgaatactttttaaaaagtgaaaaagaaaataaaaaataaataaataataaataaataaaaagtgattatttcctcttttgaGAGCAAtagtatttatatgttttattttattttgatttattttattttatgtgtgtttgtatgtattgtttataagctacagaaatttatttcttgcattCCTGGAAGCTGAAAAGTATaagatcaagatgctggcagATCTGGTGTATGGTGAGGGTCTGCTTCCAGTTTCATCGATGGCTGTCTTCTGGCTGTGTTTTCCCATGGCAAAGGCACAGAGGGAGTTCTGTGGGGCCCCTtctataagggcactaatcccattcatgagggtttCTCCTTCACCTAACCACCTCCCAAACGCCTTACccccaaataccatcacattgggaattaggtttcaacatataaattctggggggacacagacattcagtccatagcaggcACCAGTGTGGTAGAAGGTATCCACAGGGAATATACCTTCATCCAGCCATTCTTAATTTGCATGCAGAGTCACCTCCAGGTGACATTAGCCTCTGGATGTCAGGTTAGGTTAATACCCTTGACTGAGGTAAAACAACCATCCTTCTTCTTATTTCCATGGGGGGTACTTTAAGGGTTAGAAAGTATGTGCAATAACAGCCTTAGAATATAAACCATCTCAATATATATAATCTCCTTTCCTAGAACACTCCTCACCTAGACATTTTAGGAGAGCTATAGTAGATACAGATGTTTTTctatctctcactctcttctgttgttgttgttgttgaagtatAATGACATATAGcatgacattagtttcaggtgtacaacataattatttgatatttgcatacattatgaaatgatcactgTAGTATGTATAGTTGATACCCATCaccattataattataaattataaattattttccttgtgatgacaacttttaagatctactttctcaACAACTTGCAAATAGgcaacacagtattattaactatagccattgtgttgtacattacatctccatgacatttattttataatcgcaagtttgtatcttttggctCTCCTTACCCATCAtagtattttatttgaataactGTAATGGCACATATTACATTTTACCTTGATATGGAATTTCTTTAATATACAATCATACAAAcctcagaaaaggaagaaagacagtgaAAATACCTGATAGGAAATTTCTTCTCAGAGAAAAGGTAAAGACATCTGTCTAGACAGAGTTATATCATAGAACTATTTCAATGAAATTCCTACTTCACTTCTGAACAGGTTTAAACCTCCAACaagctagaagaaaaaatataacatttaaaataaaaaaaggaaaaaaaatgttgtgtCAACCTAACCATCAGGTATTGGTTAACTATAAGCCATACATCACTTTCATtgttgtattttcagtttttcttttttccttccagatcATGACTCTCCAGATTGTATGATGGAAATGAATGTAGTTATTGCATAGAATAAAAcacacaggggagagagag
This region includes:
- the DEFB110 gene encoding beta-defensin 110, giving the protein MKIHLFFFILLFWVTILPATKKYPQYGSLDLRRQCRKGNGRCRLECHESEIRIAFCMRPATHCCLQK